A DNA window from Rhizobium sp. NXC14 contains the following coding sequences:
- a CDS encoding endonuclease/exonuclease/phosphatase family protein has product MSLRLATFNVENLLTRFDLTGFRNQLRQDRVIKLFEVNSEGVYQQLEQARVIAATDDTRQMTALAIADADADILCLQEIDNMAALQAFEYGYLFRMVGNGYRQKFLVEGNDSRGIDVAVLMREETRDGQKIELRDIRSHAMTTYRDFDLFDEELALTNRIDDKIFKRDCLELDLLIGGRPFSLYVVHFKSMGSARDGLDGRQSTLPLRRAEARAVRRIIEDRFGAGHTASKSFAICGDMNDYQERVDVVGRRGAGYRFEHQVETESALDVFSHDSFAENVVRRRQPLDRWTLYHARGPQEQHLCQLDYIWLSPALAALNAGRLPEIIRSGQPYRTIFPPGQEVERYPRTGWDRPKASDHCPVVITLDLP; this is encoded by the coding sequence ATGTCGCTCCGCCTCGCCACCTTCAACGTCGAAAACCTGCTGACCCGTTTCGATCTCACGGGTTTTCGCAACCAGCTGCGCCAGGATCGCGTCATCAAGCTTTTCGAGGTGAACAGCGAGGGCGTCTACCAGCAGCTCGAGCAAGCGCGCGTGATCGCCGCCACCGATGATACGAGGCAGATGACGGCGCTGGCGATCGCGGATGCCGACGCCGATATTCTCTGCCTGCAGGAAATCGACAATATGGCCGCCCTTCAGGCGTTCGAATACGGTTATCTCTTCCGCATGGTCGGAAACGGCTATCGGCAGAAATTCCTGGTCGAGGGCAATGACAGCCGCGGCATCGATGTCGCCGTGCTGATGCGCGAGGAAACGCGCGATGGCCAGAAGATCGAGCTTAGAGATATCAGAAGCCATGCGATGACGACCTATCGCGATTTCGATCTCTTCGACGAGGAACTGGCGCTTACCAATCGTATCGACGACAAGATATTCAAGCGGGACTGCCTGGAACTCGACCTCCTGATCGGCGGCAGGCCTTTCTCGCTCTATGTAGTGCATTTCAAGTCGATGGGCAGTGCGCGCGACGGCCTGGACGGCCGGCAATCGACACTGCCGCTCCGTCGCGCCGAGGCGCGCGCCGTGCGCCGCATCATCGAGGACCGCTTCGGCGCCGGCCACACAGCCTCGAAGAGCTTTGCCATCTGCGGCGACATGAATGACTATCAGGAGCGCGTCGACGTCGTTGGGCGGCGTGGCGCCGGCTATCGTTTCGAGCATCAGGTGGAGACCGAGAGCGCGCTCGACGTCTTCAGCCATGACAGCTTTGCTGAAAATGTCGTCCGCCGTCGTCAGCCCCTCGACCGCTGGACGCTTTATCATGCGCGCGGGCCGCAGGAGCAGCACCTCTGCCAGCTCGATTATATCTGGCTTTCGCCCGCACTTGCCGCCCTTAATGCCGGACGCCTGCCCGAGATCATCCGCAGCGGCCAACCCTACCGCACCATCTTCCCGCCGGGCCAGGAGGTGGAGCGTTATCCTCGTACCGGCTGGGACCGGCCGAAGGCCTCCGACCATTGCCCCGTCGTCATCACACTGGATCTCCCATGA
- a CDS encoding ABC transporter ATP-binding protein yields the protein MAQLILNQVAKDFGTGRAAVSGFSLDVRDGGFLALLGPSGCGKTTVLRMIAGFETPSDGSIHLGERLLADAAQSLPPEKRNMAMVFQSYALWPHMSVADNVGYPLKVRGVLGEAYRAKVGEALSAVRLADHAGRRPADLSGGQRQRVALARCLVTSPDVVLLDEPLANLDRHLKQEMEETFRDFHQRSGATMIYVTHDQSEAMALATDVAVMSEGRLLQVAPPAEIYARPEGRIVGGLIGRGAILTLPIMGGERHLEWDELQDALQAANTDGADILVRPEDVIIGGEGAPATVESVLFEGERYAVKLTLGNGQTLRAFSRAVVGAGEKIRVVIRAGWRL from the coding sequence GTGGCGCAACTGATCCTCAACCAGGTGGCCAAGGATTTCGGCACCGGGCGGGCGGCCGTCAGCGGCTTTTCGCTCGATGTGCGCGACGGCGGCTTTCTGGCGCTGCTCGGGCCTTCCGGCTGCGGCAAGACGACGGTGCTGCGAATGATCGCTGGTTTCGAGACGCCCTCCGACGGCTCGATTCATCTCGGTGAGCGGCTGCTGGCAGATGCCGCCCAGTCGCTGCCGCCCGAGAAGCGCAACATGGCGATGGTCTTCCAGTCCTATGCGCTCTGGCCGCATATGAGCGTCGCCGACAATGTCGGCTATCCCCTGAAGGTGCGCGGTGTCTTGGGCGAGGCATACCGGGCGAAGGTCGGCGAGGCGCTTTCCGCGGTGCGGCTTGCCGATCATGCCGGGCGGCGGCCGGCCGATCTCTCCGGCGGCCAGCGCCAGCGCGTGGCGCTCGCCCGCTGCCTGGTGACGTCGCCCGATGTCGTGCTGCTTGACGAACCGCTCGCCAATCTCGACCGGCACCTGAAGCAGGAGATGGAGGAGACTTTTCGCGACTTCCACCAGCGCTCGGGCGCAACGATGATCTACGTCACCCACGATCAGAGCGAGGCAATGGCGCTGGCGACCGACGTCGCCGTCATGTCCGAAGGACGCTTGCTACAGGTGGCGCCGCCGGCCGAAATCTATGCCCGCCCGGAAGGACGAATCGTCGGCGGGCTGATCGGGCGCGGCGCAATCCTGACGCTGCCTATCATGGGCGGCGAGCGCCATCTGGAGTGGGACGAGCTGCAGGATGCGCTGCAGGCGGCCAATACCGATGGCGCCGATATTCTGGTGCGGCCGGAGGATGTGATCATCGGCGGCGAGGGCGCTCCCGCGACCGTCGAATCCGTGCTGTTCGAGGGCGAGCGCTACGCCGTCAAACTGACGCTCGGAAACGGCCAGACGTTGCGCGCCTTCAGCCGCGCCGTTGTCGGGGCCGGCGAGAAGATACGCGTCGTCATCCGTGCCGGATGGCGGCTTTGA
- a CDS encoding iron ABC transporter permease, which translates to MQGYVRPGNSQPAWLFPFIVISVLIFSVLPLARLAMVGIVAFASGGVIDVLSEPSLWQATYYTIVTAVLGTIISLAIGCLFAFVLTLTDISGKGLLSFFFVLPMMIPPQVTALAWVQMSGPSSPLLKALSLAPPLGSPQPLYSVGGIALLYGVQHAPLVYLALRAGLMTLPRDGVEAARLSGALSLRVFRDIILPLSLPGIIAGAAISFVSCTGNFGIPAILGIPASIYTLPTLIFTKFSAFTSRTFGDVAVLSGIIAMISVAGLMIQDRALRGRDYRVIGLSGASAVFEFGPWRFAFPPLLWAILFFMLAAPFFALVAGALVPAYGVPLTFKTMSLHAFQEILFRQAVTRTAFVNSLSLAGATALGLLVVTVLAAYALTRRRDMASRIVSSLIEIPYSLPGIVMAVSFILVFAAPIPVLHVSLYGTIWITLIAYFSSFFAASLKPVVSAFHQLDPALEEAARLSGAGFFRRLSDIIVPLIAPAAGASVILVFLIACNELTISALLWSAGTQTLGVAIYNLDDSGSSDLASALSVLVVLMVVVLMLLLELLSKRLPKGVVPWRN; encoded by the coding sequence ATGCAAGGATATGTGAGACCGGGAAACAGCCAGCCCGCCTGGCTGTTTCCTTTTATCGTCATATCAGTCCTGATCTTCAGCGTGCTGCCGCTCGCCCGCCTCGCCATGGTCGGGATCGTGGCCTTCGCCAGCGGCGGCGTCATCGATGTGCTGAGCGAACCGTCACTCTGGCAGGCCACCTATTACACCATCGTCACCGCGGTCCTGGGCACGATCATTTCCCTTGCCATCGGCTGCCTCTTCGCCTTCGTGCTGACGCTGACCGATATCAGCGGCAAGGGGTTGCTCAGCTTCTTCTTCGTGCTGCCGATGATGATCCCGCCGCAGGTGACGGCACTTGCCTGGGTGCAGATGTCGGGGCCGTCGAGCCCGCTGTTGAAGGCGCTCTCGCTTGCGCCGCCGCTGGGTTCGCCGCAGCCGCTCTATTCGGTGGGCGGCATTGCGCTGCTCTATGGCGTGCAGCATGCGCCGCTGGTCTATCTGGCGCTGCGCGCCGGGCTGATGACGCTGCCGCGCGACGGCGTCGAGGCCGCGCGGCTTTCCGGCGCCTTGAGCCTCAGGGTGTTCCGCGACATCATCCTGCCGCTGTCTCTGCCCGGCATCATCGCCGGCGCGGCGATCTCCTTCGTCTCCTGCACCGGCAATTTCGGCATTCCCGCCATTCTCGGCATCCCGGCCTCGATCTACACGCTGCCGACGCTCATCTTCACCAAATTCTCTGCCTTCACCAGCCGCACCTTCGGTGATGTCGCCGTGCTCTCCGGCATCATCGCCATGATCTCGGTCGCAGGCTTGATGATCCAGGACCGGGCGCTCAGAGGCCGCGACTATCGCGTCATCGGCCTGTCGGGGGCAAGTGCCGTCTTCGAGTTCGGCCCCTGGCGCTTCGCCTTCCCGCCGCTCCTCTGGGCGATCCTGTTCTTCATGCTGGCCGCCCCCTTCTTCGCGCTTGTTGCCGGTGCGCTGGTGCCGGCTTATGGCGTACCACTCACCTTCAAGACTATGTCGCTGCATGCCTTTCAGGAGATCCTATTCCGGCAGGCGGTGACACGCACGGCCTTCGTTAATTCGCTGTCGCTTGCCGGCGCGACCGCACTTGGTCTGCTTGTGGTGACAGTGCTTGCGGCCTATGCACTGACGCGACGCAGAGACATGGCGTCGCGGATCGTTTCCAGCCTGATCGAGATACCCTATTCGCTGCCGGGCATCGTCATGGCGGTCTCCTTCATTCTCGTCTTCGCGGCACCGATCCCCGTCCTGCACGTCTCGCTCTACGGGACGATCTGGATCACCCTTATTGCCTATTTTTCCTCCTTCTTCGCCGCCAGCCTGAAGCCTGTCGTCAGCGCCTTCCACCAGCTCGATCCGGCGCTGGAAGAGGCCGCGCGGCTTTCCGGCGCCGGCTTCTTCCGCAGGCTTTCCGATATCATCGTGCCGCTGATCGCGCCGGCCGCCGGCGCTTCCGTCATCCTCGTCTTTCTCATCGCCTGCAACGAGCTGACGATCTCGGCGCTGCTCTGGTCGGCCGGCACCCAGACGCTCGGCGTCGCGATCTACAATCTCGACGACAGCGGCAGTTCCGACCTTGCCTCGGCACTGTCAGTACTCGTCGTGCTGATGGTCGTCGTCCTAATGCTGCTCTTGGAACTCCTGTCCAAACGCCTGCCGAAAGGGGTGGTCCCGTGGCGCAACTGA